One Candidatus Palauibacter soopunensis DNA window includes the following coding sequences:
- the dnaE gene encoding DNA polymerase III subunit alpha, producing MVDYVELHAHSAFSFLDGASRPEELAARALELGYPALALTDHDGLYGSMEFARFARARGLQPITGAELTLASPFAAAGDVPAGTSGGRAPAERGAETGDCHVTVLAENATGYANLCRLITQAHMESPRGAPRLDLDALLERPEGLILLSGCRRSPLLAAFERGTDEAERLAGRLRDAFGPGNLFVELQNNAAHGDLARGRALGALADRLRIPVVATGNVHYHVADRHRLQDVLVAIRNRTTVDDSHELRRPNACFHLASPREMAWRFASRPDALRNTRAIAERCRAFDLTADLGYSFPDFRGSGSAPAIRVLQQVCRRAFEIRYPPGSRYRRKAEERLATELALVDRHDLAGFFLVYHDILELAREVAHRVRGDSMPRQLLPPGRGRGSSVSSILCYLIGLSHVDPVRTNLFLGRFLNDAMGSVPDIDIDFARDIREELILAVYERYGYDHVGLVCTFPTYRTRSIVRELGKALSLPSGDVEKLAKLAEPGEDGFMAELDRIPGLEARANSRIWRAFAELAGEIKGLPRHISQHVGGMIISSRPLVEIVPLEPAAWEGRVLCQWDKDSCDDARFIKIDFLALGMLSLVEEAVETIHLRHGEIPDLSRIDYEDEEIYDRICSGDTVGLFQVESRAQIQMLRRVRPRNLADLAVQVAIVRPGPIVGGAVNPYVRRREKLRKDPDFVVPYDHPLLEEALGETLGVIIFQDQVLQVCKALAGFSDGQAEGLRRAMSRKRSREALLKYWTAFRDGAAAKGVDGPTAKKVFEQVVAFSEFGFPKSHAVAFGLLAFQSAWLRDRYPPEYYVGLFNNQPMGFYSLDAIGRDARRHGVGVRLPDLNVSGVACTAEGGDVRIGLGMVRDWGAEAAELVVAERERSGPFASLPDFLRRTPAALKRAAIENLIWVGGLDALGIERRDLLWQTGFWLGPEAETEAERRRRELATSAAGLGGDAPPPVRGRRSADRSDQGQIELALDDPYADLRFAGTHDMEKLIAEYRLLSFAASQHHPFALVGDHLPERTVSSARFPDLPGGSEVRVAGIVVARQRPQTASGYIFILMEDEFGPVNAIVRPEVYQECRAAIRLEPFLYIDGTLQKDGATYNVLAGGVYPLRLSPELRLGRETVPAVEGEDETPDPFTYLEALRRDPPPTMSWGRGGGCR from the coding sequence GTGGTCGACTACGTCGAACTGCACGCGCACTCGGCCTTCTCCTTTCTCGATGGGGCGTCGCGGCCCGAGGAACTCGCGGCGCGCGCGCTCGAACTGGGCTATCCCGCGCTCGCGCTCACCGACCACGACGGGCTGTACGGCTCGATGGAGTTCGCGCGGTTCGCCCGCGCCCGCGGGTTGCAGCCGATCACCGGCGCGGAACTCACCCTCGCCTCGCCGTTCGCCGCCGCCGGAGACGTTCCCGCGGGAACGTCCGGAGGCCGCGCGCCGGCGGAACGGGGGGCGGAAACGGGCGACTGCCACGTCACGGTGCTGGCGGAGAACGCGACGGGGTACGCGAACCTGTGCCGGCTCATCACGCAGGCGCACATGGAGAGTCCGCGCGGGGCGCCCCGGCTCGACCTCGACGCGCTCCTCGAGCGGCCCGAGGGGCTCATCCTCCTCAGCGGGTGTCGCCGAAGCCCTCTCCTGGCGGCGTTCGAGCGGGGGACGGACGAAGCCGAGCGGCTGGCCGGCCGCCTGCGCGACGCGTTCGGTCCCGGAAACCTCTTCGTCGAACTCCAGAACAACGCGGCCCACGGCGACCTCGCGCGCGGCCGGGCGCTGGGCGCGCTGGCCGACCGGCTCCGCATTCCGGTCGTGGCCACGGGCAACGTCCACTACCACGTCGCCGACCGGCACCGTCTCCAGGATGTCCTGGTCGCGATCCGGAACCGGACGACGGTCGACGATTCACACGAACTCCGCCGTCCCAACGCCTGCTTCCACCTCGCCTCGCCCCGGGAGATGGCGTGGCGCTTCGCGTCGCGGCCCGACGCGCTCCGCAACACGCGCGCGATCGCCGAGCGTTGCCGGGCGTTCGATCTCACGGCCGACCTCGGCTACAGCTTCCCCGACTTCAGGGGAAGCGGCTCCGCCCCCGCGATTCGCGTGCTCCAGCAGGTCTGCCGCAGGGCGTTCGAGATCCGCTATCCCCCCGGCAGCAGGTACCGCCGCAAAGCCGAGGAGCGGCTCGCCACCGAACTCGCGCTCGTCGACCGGCACGACCTGGCCGGGTTCTTCCTCGTCTATCACGACATCCTCGAACTGGCCCGGGAGGTCGCGCACCGCGTGCGGGGCGACTCGATGCCGCGCCAACTGCTTCCGCCGGGGCGGGGACGCGGGTCCTCGGTCTCCTCCATCCTCTGTTATCTGATCGGACTCTCCCATGTCGACCCGGTACGGACGAACCTCTTCCTCGGCCGGTTCCTGAACGACGCCATGGGGAGCGTCCCCGACATCGACATCGACTTTGCGCGCGATATTCGAGAGGAACTGATCCTCGCCGTCTACGAGCGCTACGGGTACGACCACGTCGGGCTCGTGTGCACCTTCCCCACCTACCGCACGCGCTCGATCGTGCGCGAACTGGGCAAGGCGCTCAGCCTCCCGTCCGGCGACGTGGAGAAGCTGGCCAAACTCGCCGAACCCGGAGAGGACGGGTTCATGGCCGAACTCGATCGCATCCCCGGCCTCGAAGCGCGCGCGAATTCGCGCATCTGGCGGGCCTTCGCCGAACTGGCCGGGGAGATCAAGGGACTCCCGCGGCACATCTCCCAGCATGTGGGCGGGATGATCATCTCGAGCCGGCCGCTGGTGGAGATCGTCCCGCTCGAGCCCGCCGCGTGGGAGGGGCGCGTCCTCTGCCAGTGGGACAAGGACTCCTGCGACGACGCGCGCTTCATCAAGATCGACTTCCTCGCGCTCGGGATGCTATCGCTCGTCGAGGAGGCGGTGGAGACGATTCATCTGCGCCATGGCGAGATCCCCGATCTCTCCCGCATTGACTATGAAGATGAGGAGATTTACGACCGCATCTGTTCGGGAGACACGGTGGGGCTGTTCCAGGTCGAGAGCCGCGCGCAGATCCAGATGCTGCGGCGGGTGCGGCCCCGGAACCTGGCGGACCTCGCGGTCCAGGTCGCGATCGTGCGGCCGGGCCCGATCGTCGGTGGGGCGGTCAACCCCTACGTCCGGCGGCGCGAGAAGCTGCGCAAAGACCCGGACTTCGTCGTCCCCTACGACCATCCCCTGCTCGAGGAGGCGCTCGGCGAGACCCTGGGCGTGATCATCTTCCAGGACCAGGTGCTGCAGGTGTGCAAGGCGCTCGCGGGCTTCAGCGACGGCCAGGCCGAGGGGCTGCGGCGCGCCATGAGCCGCAAGCGCTCGCGCGAGGCGCTGCTGAAGTATTGGACGGCGTTCCGCGACGGCGCGGCGGCGAAGGGGGTCGACGGTCCCACCGCGAAGAAAGTGTTCGAACAGGTTGTCGCGTTCTCGGAGTTCGGATTCCCGAAGTCGCACGCGGTGGCGTTCGGGCTCCTCGCCTTCCAGTCCGCCTGGCTCCGCGATCGCTACCCGCCCGAGTACTACGTCGGGCTCTTCAACAACCAGCCGATGGGGTTCTATTCGCTCGACGCGATCGGCCGCGATGCGCGCCGGCACGGGGTCGGCGTCCGGCTCCCGGATCTGAACGTCAGCGGGGTCGCCTGCACCGCCGAGGGGGGCGATGTCCGCATCGGTCTCGGCATGGTCCGCGACTGGGGAGCGGAAGCGGCCGAACTCGTCGTGGCCGAGCGCGAGCGGAGTGGGCCGTTCGCGTCGCTGCCCGACTTTCTGCGCCGCACCCCGGCCGCGCTCAAGCGGGCCGCGATCGAAAACCTGATCTGGGTCGGCGGGCTCGATGCGCTGGGGATCGAACGTCGCGACCTGCTGTGGCAGACGGGGTTCTGGCTGGGCCCGGAGGCCGAAACGGAAGCGGAACGCCGCCGCCGCGAACTGGCGACGAGCGCCGCGGGGCTGGGCGGAGACGCGCCGCCCCCCGTACGGGGCCGCCGGAGCGCCGACCGCTCGGACCAGGGACAGATCGAACTCGCGCTGGACGATCCCTACGCGGATCTCCGCTTCGCGGGCACGCACGACATGGAGAAGCTGATCGCGGAGTACCGCCTCCTCTCCTTCGCCGCCTCGCAGCACCACCCGTTCGCGCTCGTGGGCGACCACCTCCCCGAGCGCACAGTCTCCTCGGCCCGCTTCCCCGATCTCCCGGGTGGGAGCGAGGTGCGGGTGGCCGGGATCGTGGTGGCCCGCCAGCGTCCGCAGACGGCCAGCGGCTACATCTTCATCCTCATGGAGGACGAATTCGGACCCGTCAACGCGATCGTGAGGCCCGAGGTATACCAGGAATGCCGCGCCGCGATCCGCCTCGAACCCTTCCTCTACATCGACGGCACGCTCCAGAAGGACGGCGCGACGTACAACGTGCTCGCCGGGGGCGTGTACCCGCTGCGCCTGAGCCCCGAACTCCGCCTGGGCCGCGAGACGGTCCCCGCCGTTGAAGGGGAGGATGAGACGCCCGACCCGTTCACGTACCTGGAGGCGCTGAGACGCGACCCGCCCCCCACCATGAGCTGGGGCCGCGGCGGCGGCTGCCGCTGA
- a CDS encoding DUF4377 domain-containing protein gives MNSRNFACFFLFAPVAAGCGGSVGPDGSAYLETLDVTVGPTLAKCYGVGLRTCMVVNGELFYDGIEEFEYEAGYDYRLRIGKYDPWDGREPPQDAGRYAYRLLEQLEKTPAPSTPATLSAGPARVVCARSDDFCMVLDGVPYDDIITSFEYEAGYHYVLEADRYADGRYVLSEVVSRTRAAGTEEEIAIDRHRVECGDGYPGYCKVVNGAPYRGEIVGFQPRHEVDYRLRVERFDMFPDGMTGSPDVPAYGYRWLETLEATSGT, from the coding sequence ATGAACTCAAGAAACTTCGCTTGCTTCTTCCTGTTTGCGCCGGTCGCTGCCGGCTGTGGCGGGTCCGTGGGACCGGACGGGTCCGCGTACCTCGAGACGCTGGATGTGACCGTCGGCCCCACTCTCGCCAAGTGTTACGGGGTAGGCCTGCGGACGTGCATGGTGGTCAACGGCGAGCTGTTCTACGACGGGATCGAGGAGTTCGAATACGAGGCCGGCTACGACTATCGTCTGCGGATCGGCAAGTACGATCCCTGGGACGGGCGGGAACCGCCGCAGGATGCCGGCCGGTATGCGTATCGTCTGCTGGAGCAACTGGAGAAGACCCCGGCGCCATCCACCCCCGCCACCCTGTCGGCAGGTCCGGCGCGGGTCGTGTGCGCGCGGAGCGACGATTTCTGCATGGTGCTGGACGGCGTGCCGTACGACGACATCATCACGAGCTTCGAGTATGAGGCGGGCTACCACTACGTCCTCGAGGCCGACCGGTACGCCGACGGCCGGTATGTGCTGAGCGAAGTCGTCTCGAGAACCCGGGCGGCGGGCACGGAAGAGGAGATCGCCATCGATCGCCACCGGGTCGAGTGCGGCGATGGCTATCCCGGGTACTGCAAGGTCGTGAACGGCGCCCCGTACCGCGGCGAGATCGTGGGCTTCCAGCCCCGGCACGAAGTCGACTACCGCCTGCGCGTCGAGAGATTCGACATGTTCCCCGACGGCATGACCGGGTCACCCGATGTTCCGGCCTACGGCTATCGCTGGCTCGAAACGCTCGAGGCCACCTCGGGCACCTAG
- a CDS encoding cupin codes for MRTEEPEAARRGEPRIVDKPWGREVWYAHTDRYAGKVLEVEKGHILSLQKHLVKHETMLLQSGRMRFTLNDAVFEWLPGEVVSIPPDNVHRMEALEDSVILEVSTPELDDLVRLDDRYGRAR; via the coding sequence ATGCGCACCGAAGAGCCGGAGGCGGCGCGCCGCGGCGAGCCCCGAATCGTGGACAAGCCCTGGGGGCGGGAAGTGTGGTACGCCCACACGGACCGCTACGCGGGGAAGGTCCTCGAAGTCGAAAAGGGGCACATCCTCTCGCTGCAGAAGCATCTCGTGAAGCACGAGACGATGCTCCTCCAGTCCGGGCGCATGCGCTTTACGCTCAACGACGCGGTCTTCGAATGGCTCCCGGGCGAGGTCGTCTCGATCCCGCCCGACAACGTGCACCGCATGGAGGCGCTCGAGGACAGCGTCATCCTCGAGGTGAGCACGCCGGAACTGGACGACCTGGTGCGCCTCGACGACCGCTACGGTCGGGCCCGCTAG
- a CDS encoding SelT/SelW/SelH family (seleno)protein, producing the protein MHISIEYCTAUNYEPKAASLAATLRDRFADVDIEMIPSGGGRFEVVAEGKLIYSKAATGRHPSHEEILDALG; encoded by the coding sequence ATGCATATATCCATCGAATACTGCACCGCTTGAAACTACGAACCGAAAGCCGCCAGTCTGGCGGCTACCCTCAGAGATCGGTTCGCGGATGTCGATATCGAGATGATCCCCTCCGGCGGCGGCCGCTTCGAGGTCGTGGCGGAAGGAAAGCTCATCTATTCGAAGGCCGCCACCGGCCGACACCCGTCCCATGAGGAGATCCTCGACGCGCTGGGTTAG
- a CDS encoding NAD-glutamate dehydrogenase domain-containing protein has protein sequence MKHKPAQQSDLGPLIREIESRLPDAPGDAVRGLSRRLFSRGYTHIADGRPVRALADDVAALYRLVAGAADGEIAIRLAWDEDDPSRGVLQTVMEDRPFIVDTLREYLHSAGLDIPLLLHPVVVVDRDASGRVLDIRDHSAEGTRVSVVHVVLDDAHHAEVRETLEAEVRRRLELVRAVTEDFSPMIEQVGTLVSELEAKRTETPWRSAEFEEIQDLLRWLVDPGFVFLGYRAYQIETDDAGRDWIRVDEGSGLGILRADDTSKYYEPRPLDELPAYLRARVLGGPLLIISKTNAQSPIRRNVRMDYVGIKRLRPDGTVYGEHRFLGLFTAKAFSQDASSIPILRRKLREILQQEAAPPGSHDYNVILGTFNSMPKEELFLASVEEIRSVIDAVMAAGGGDDVRVTARPDQLGRGVQLLVILPKTHFSGQVRRRLQAALIEAYRGTLLNYHLALGQGDQARLHFYLAHDPDEVGSVDLDAVQTKVRAIVRTWEERLEDALDAVHGPTRGHELATHVVRFSTGYQAAMDIDTAVEDVACLARLAETGESQVLLKRSPGEGDGRHYQLRLYARKGHYVLSDVIPTLENLGLRVLDSLRFTIQLKDETPDATEETFAARVQSFEAEAMRAGDLDIAAAQDRIGDMLRAIRAGIAEDDRLNELIVTAGLTWREVSVLRAYAGYEFRVGAVAAPTGGQFPLTAYPDIARCIFRAFEARFDPEAQEGAADTMRRLKREFARGLASVRGIEDDRTLRRMMELVHATVRTNHYRGELRRSPLLALKISSRSVDFIPEPKPKHEVYLRGPRTEAAHLRMDDVARGGIRWSDRYGDFRVEVLGLVKTQRVKNAVIVPGGAKGAFIVKGLPEGRNERLAAGLDSYRDFIRGLLEVSDDVVDGEVTQPRGMVIHDGPDPYLVVAADKGTAKNSDTANELAAEAGFWLDDAFASGGSQGYDHKKEGITARGAWECVKRHFREADIDYENEPFTAVGIGDMSGDVFGNGMLLSKQIQLVAAFDHRDIFLDPNPDPKASWEERKRLFELPASSWADYDAELLSEGGGVYDRTEKQIPLSPQIRERLAIDDEEMNGNELIRAILSAPVDLLWNGGIGTYVKASSERHADVGDPSGDPTRVDATDIRARVVGEGGNLGFTQRARVEYALRGGSINTDAVDNSAGVDMSDHEVNLKILLGAPLSRGGIDYGARNDLLRECTDEVAWKVLRNTYSQSLAISLDYIRARRAPAAFHEVIQRFEREGILDPALEYLPAGEELIERENAGAHLTRPELATVMAYSKLHLKHALTESSVSRDPAMMELVEDYFPFGALKEVETADLEEHRLRPNISSMLLTNRYVDRMGATSHIRLMEETGRAAATVARTWYVASRIADAEDLYERLRVADVRMRSGAQNECYLAMADALTRATRWLLQRTDPAEPVSEAIEWLHDPVRAVREALPELLTAERLERFESTCSLHEMDGLDPDGAAQLATFRYVDELLPIASLIRETGAGTREVGAVYFGLAEEIDFPWLRSRVYSLATDDPWDQRAARILVTRLERARSRMAAQIIAGAEASTTDDAMRSFRRRNAVGLSRIRNVIADVRSTGAELPGLVVAVDAVNDPGILEPPDR, from the coding sequence ATGAAACACAAGCCTGCGCAGCAGTCGGACCTCGGCCCCCTGATCCGCGAGATCGAATCGCGACTCCCGGACGCGCCCGGCGACGCCGTCCGCGGTCTTTCCCGCCGTCTCTTCAGCCGCGGCTACACTCACATCGCGGATGGACGTCCGGTCCGCGCTCTGGCCGACGATGTCGCCGCCCTCTACCGCCTCGTCGCCGGCGCCGCCGACGGCGAAATTGCGATCCGACTCGCCTGGGACGAGGACGATCCGTCGCGCGGCGTGCTCCAGACAGTGATGGAGGACCGGCCCTTCATCGTCGACACCCTGCGCGAGTATCTCCACTCGGCGGGGCTCGACATACCGCTCCTTCTCCACCCGGTCGTCGTCGTGGACCGGGACGCGTCCGGCCGCGTGCTCGACATCCGCGACCACTCCGCCGAAGGCACGCGCGTGTCGGTCGTCCACGTCGTGCTCGACGACGCCCACCACGCCGAGGTCCGGGAGACGCTGGAAGCCGAGGTCCGGCGGCGCCTCGAACTCGTGAGGGCCGTCACCGAGGACTTCTCTCCCATGATCGAGCAGGTGGGGACGCTCGTCAGTGAACTCGAGGCCAAGCGGACCGAGACGCCATGGCGCAGCGCCGAATTCGAGGAGATCCAGGACCTCCTCCGGTGGCTCGTGGACCCCGGGTTCGTCTTCCTCGGCTATCGCGCCTACCAAATCGAGACGGATGACGCCGGTCGGGACTGGATCCGCGTCGACGAAGGGAGCGGGCTCGGGATCCTCCGGGCCGACGACACATCGAAATATTACGAACCCCGCCCCCTGGACGAACTCCCCGCCTACCTCCGCGCCCGGGTGCTGGGAGGCCCGCTCCTCATCATCTCGAAGACCAACGCCCAGAGTCCGATTCGGCGCAACGTCCGCATGGACTATGTGGGCATCAAGCGCCTGCGCCCGGACGGCACGGTGTACGGCGAGCACCGGTTCCTCGGCCTGTTCACGGCGAAGGCGTTCTCGCAGGACGCCTCCTCCATCCCGATCCTGCGCCGCAAGCTGCGCGAGATCCTTCAGCAGGAAGCCGCGCCCCCGGGATCGCACGACTACAACGTCATCCTGGGGACGTTCAACTCGATGCCGAAGGAGGAACTGTTCCTCGCCTCGGTGGAGGAGATCCGCTCCGTCATCGACGCGGTGATGGCGGCCGGAGGCGGGGACGATGTGAGGGTCACGGCGCGTCCCGACCAGCTCGGCCGGGGCGTCCAGCTCCTCGTCATCCTCCCCAAGACCCATTTCTCCGGGCAGGTGCGGAGGCGGCTGCAGGCGGCGCTGATCGAGGCCTACCGGGGGACCCTCCTCAACTATCACCTCGCGCTCGGCCAGGGCGACCAGGCGCGCCTCCACTTCTACCTGGCCCACGACCCGGACGAGGTGGGATCGGTCGACCTCGACGCCGTTCAGACCAAGGTCCGCGCGATCGTCCGCACCTGGGAGGAGCGCCTCGAGGACGCGCTCGATGCCGTCCACGGTCCCACGCGGGGCCACGAACTCGCGACGCACGTCGTGCGTTTCTCCACCGGCTACCAGGCGGCGATGGACATCGACACCGCGGTCGAGGATGTGGCCTGTCTCGCGCGGCTGGCCGAGACGGGCGAGAGCCAGGTGCTGCTCAAACGGTCCCCGGGAGAAGGGGACGGGCGGCACTACCAGCTGCGGCTGTACGCCCGGAAGGGTCACTACGTCCTGAGCGACGTGATCCCCACGCTCGAGAACCTGGGGCTCCGGGTGCTCGACTCGCTCCGCTTCACGATCCAGCTCAAGGATGAGACGCCCGACGCGACGGAAGAGACGTTTGCGGCGCGCGTCCAGTCCTTCGAGGCCGAGGCGATGCGCGCCGGCGACCTCGATATCGCGGCCGCGCAGGACCGGATCGGCGACATGCTGCGGGCCATCCGGGCGGGGATCGCGGAAGATGACCGGCTGAACGAACTCATCGTGACCGCCGGTCTCACCTGGCGGGAGGTATCGGTACTCCGGGCCTACGCGGGCTACGAGTTCCGCGTCGGCGCCGTCGCGGCTCCCACGGGCGGCCAGTTTCCGCTCACGGCGTACCCCGACATCGCGCGCTGCATCTTCCGGGCCTTCGAGGCACGCTTCGATCCGGAGGCACAGGAGGGGGCGGCCGACACGATGCGGCGTCTGAAGCGCGAGTTCGCGCGCGGGCTGGCTTCGGTGCGCGGGATCGAGGACGACCGGACGCTGCGGCGGATGATGGAACTCGTCCACGCCACCGTGCGCACGAACCATTATCGGGGCGAGTTGCGCCGGTCGCCCCTTCTCGCGCTCAAGATCTCGAGCCGCTCCGTCGACTTCATTCCGGAGCCGAAGCCGAAGCACGAAGTCTACCTGCGCGGCCCCCGCACGGAGGCCGCCCACCTGCGCATGGACGACGTGGCGCGCGGCGGGATCAGGTGGAGCGACCGCTACGGGGATTTCCGGGTGGAAGTGCTCGGACTCGTGAAGACGCAGAGGGTGAAGAACGCCGTCATCGTGCCCGGCGGCGCGAAGGGTGCCTTCATCGTGAAGGGCCTGCCGGAGGGTCGCAACGAACGGCTCGCGGCAGGGCTGGACAGTTACCGGGATTTCATTCGCGGGCTGCTGGAAGTCTCGGATGACGTTGTCGACGGCGAGGTGACCCAACCCCGGGGGATGGTGATCCACGACGGACCCGACCCCTACCTCGTCGTCGCGGCGGACAAAGGGACGGCGAAGAACTCGGATACGGCCAACGAACTCGCGGCGGAAGCGGGCTTCTGGCTCGATGATGCCTTCGCCTCCGGCGGATCGCAGGGGTACGACCACAAGAAAGAGGGGATCACGGCCCGCGGCGCGTGGGAATGCGTGAAGCGCCACTTCCGCGAAGCGGACATCGACTACGAGAACGAACCCTTCACGGCGGTCGGCATCGGGGACATGAGCGGCGACGTGTTCGGCAACGGGATGTTGCTCAGCAAGCAGATCCAGCTCGTCGCCGCCTTCGATCACCGCGACATCTTCCTCGATCCGAACCCGGATCCGAAGGCGTCGTGGGAGGAGCGGAAACGGCTGTTCGAGCTCCCCGCCTCATCGTGGGCCGACTACGACGCCGAACTTCTGAGCGAAGGGGGCGGCGTCTACGACCGAACGGAGAAGCAGATCCCCCTCTCGCCGCAGATCCGCGAGCGCCTCGCCATCGATGACGAGGAGATGAACGGGAACGAGCTGATCCGCGCGATCCTGTCGGCGCCGGTCGACCTCCTCTGGAACGGCGGCATCGGCACGTACGTGAAGGCGAGTTCGGAACGCCACGCCGATGTCGGCGACCCGAGCGGCGATCCCACGCGGGTCGACGCAACGGACATTCGGGCGCGGGTCGTGGGGGAGGGCGGAAATCTCGGCTTCACGCAGCGCGCGCGGGTGGAATACGCGCTCCGCGGGGGGAGCATCAACACCGACGCCGTGGACAACTCCGCCGGTGTCGACATGTCCGACCACGAGGTCAACCTCAAGATCCTGCTGGGCGCCCCGCTGTCGCGCGGAGGGATCGACTACGGGGCGCGAAACGATCTGCTCCGCGAGTGCACCGATGAGGTCGCGTGGAAAGTCCTCCGCAACACGTACAGCCAGAGCCTCGCGATCAGCCTGGACTACATCCGGGCGCGGCGCGCGCCCGCCGCATTCCACGAGGTGATCCAGCGCTTCGAGCGGGAGGGGATCCTGGATCCGGCCCTCGAATACCTGCCGGCGGGCGAGGAACTCATCGAACGGGAGAATGCCGGGGCGCACCTCACGAGGCCCGAACTCGCCACCGTAATGGCCTACTCCAAGCTCCACCTCAAGCATGCGCTCACGGAGTCCAGCGTGTCCCGCGACCCGGCCATGATGGAGCTCGTGGAGGATTACTTCCCCTTCGGGGCGCTGAAGGAGGTCGAGACGGCGGACCTCGAGGAGCACCGGCTGCGCCCGAACATCTCGAGCATGCTGCTGACGAACCGCTACGTGGACCGCATGGGCGCCACGAGCCACATCCGGCTCATGGAGGAGACCGGCCGCGCCGCCGCGACCGTCGCCCGCACCTGGTATGTGGCGTCACGGATCGCGGACGCCGAGGATCTGTACGAGCGGCTGCGCGTCGCCGATGTCCGGATGCGGAGCGGGGCGCAGAACGAGTGCTACCTCGCCATGGCCGACGCGCTGACGCGCGCGACGCGATGGCTCCTGCAGCGCACCGACCCCGCGGAGCCGGTCAGCGAGGCGATCGAGTGGCTGCACGACCCCGTGCGGGCGGTCCGCGAGGCCCTGCCGGAACTGCTCACCGCGGAGCGGCTGGAGCGGTTCGAGTCGACCTGCTCGCTGCACGAGATGGACGGACTCGATCCGGACGGCGCGGCGCAACTGGCGACCTTCCGCTACGTGGACGAACTGCTGCCGATCGCCAGCCTCATCCGCGAGACGGGCGCCGGCACGCGCGAGGTCGGCGCCGTGTACTTCGGTCTCGCCGAGGAGATCGACTTTCCGTGGCTGCGGAGCCGCGTCTACTCGCTGGCCACGGACGATCCGTGGGACCAGAGGGCGGCGCGCATCCTCGTCACGCGACTCGAACGCGCGCGCTCGCGCATGGCGGCGCAGATCATCGCCGGTGCCGAAGCGTCGACGACGGACGACGCGATGCGATCCTTCCGGCGGCGGAATGCCGTGGGGTTGAGTCGAATCCGGAACGTGATCGCCGACGTGCGGAGCACCGGGGCGGAACTCCCCGGGCTCGTCGTGGCCGTCGACGCCGTCAACGATCCGGGGATCCTGGAACCCCCGGACCGCTGA